One window from the genome of Silvimonas iriomotensis encodes:
- a CDS encoding glycoside hydrolase family 3 protein gives MKKKSTTPLATRNLLLVSSTLALLLAGCGGGSDGGGQVAQMDFGYTSLSLVSQDGLQFKDMNKDGKLEPYEDWRLAPEVRAQDLVSRLTLEEKAGLMMHGTAPVLNDTTGAGTGNAYDLTALGTLINTQFINTFITRMAADPQTMAEQYNNIQKLAEQSRLAIPVSISTDPRNHFQYTLGASAGSSGFSQWPETLGFAAINDPDLTRRFGSVARQEYQAVGITQALSPQADLATEPRWPRINGTFGEDADIAKAQVQAYIEGFQGGSTGLKPGSVLAVVKHWVGYGASKSGFDGHNYYGRFLTYPGNNFAYHLKPFEGAFAANVASVMPTYSFPDSTVTVDGITIEQVGAGFDKALLTDLLRGRYGFKGVILSDWGITSDCDANCLNGTPAGVAPSFYGFGTPWGMETATKLERYVKSVNAGMDQFGGATEPEYLVQAVQQGLLTEARLTDSAYRVLLQKFQQGLFDKPFVNASAASSIVGNAEFKALALDTQRRAMVLLQNNNATLPMALTGKKVWLYGVDASVAQSYGFTVVSAPQDADVAILRVSTPYETLHPNYIFGSMQHEGSLAFVDGAADYEAIKAAAAAPKTIVSVYMDRPAILTNVQDKTSAILANFGASDTALFDVITGKGKPQGKLPFELPSSMVDVAAQKEDVPHDTASPLYPFGYGLSY, from the coding sequence ATGAAAAAGAAGAGTACGACACCGCTGGCCACGCGCAATCTGTTGCTGGTCAGCAGTACCCTGGCGCTGTTGCTGGCCGGCTGCGGCGGTGGCAGCGACGGCGGTGGCCAGGTCGCCCAGATGGACTTTGGCTATACGTCGCTGAGCCTCGTTAGCCAGGATGGCCTGCAGTTCAAGGACATGAACAAGGACGGCAAGCTTGAGCCATACGAAGACTGGCGCCTGGCGCCAGAAGTCCGCGCGCAGGATCTGGTATCCCGGCTGACGCTGGAAGAAAAAGCCGGCCTGATGATGCACGGCACGGCCCCGGTGCTGAACGACACCACGGGCGCCGGTACCGGCAACGCCTATGATCTGACCGCGCTGGGGACGTTGATCAACACCCAGTTCATCAATACCTTCATCACCCGCATGGCCGCAGACCCGCAAACCATGGCGGAGCAGTACAACAATATCCAGAAACTGGCCGAGCAATCGCGGCTGGCCATTCCGGTCTCGATCAGTACCGACCCGCGCAACCACTTCCAGTACACCCTGGGCGCCAGCGCCGGCAGCAGCGGTTTCTCGCAATGGCCGGAAACCCTGGGCTTTGCCGCCATCAATGATCCTGACCTGACCCGCCGCTTTGGCAGCGTGGCCCGCCAGGAATATCAAGCCGTCGGGATTACCCAGGCGCTGTCGCCACAGGCTGACCTTGCGACCGAGCCACGCTGGCCGCGGATCAACGGCACGTTTGGCGAAGATGCCGATATCGCCAAAGCGCAGGTACAGGCGTATATCGAGGGCTTCCAGGGCGGCAGCACCGGTCTGAAACCGGGCAGCGTGCTGGCCGTGGTCAAGCACTGGGTGGGTTATGGCGCATCGAAAAGCGGCTTTGATGGCCACAACTACTACGGCCGTTTCCTGACTTACCCGGGCAACAACTTTGCCTATCACCTCAAGCCGTTTGAAGGCGCGTTTGCCGCCAACGTCGCGTCGGTCATGCCGACGTACTCGTTCCCGGATTCAACCGTTACGGTAGATGGCATCACCATCGAGCAAGTCGGCGCGGGTTTCGACAAAGCGCTGCTGACCGACCTCTTGCGCGGTCGCTACGGCTTCAAGGGCGTGATCCTGTCGGACTGGGGGATCACCTCTGATTGCGACGCCAACTGTCTGAACGGCACGCCGGCCGGTGTGGCACCGTCCTTCTACGGCTTTGGTACACCGTGGGGCATGGAAACCGCCACCAAGCTGGAACGCTACGTGAAGTCGGTGAACGCCGGGATGGACCAGTTTGGTGGCGCCACCGAACCGGAATATCTGGTACAGGCCGTACAACAAGGCTTGCTGACCGAAGCCCGCCTGACCGATTCGGCCTACCGCGTGTTGCTGCAGAAATTCCAGCAAGGCCTGTTTGACAAGCCGTTCGTGAACGCCAGCGCGGCCAGCAGCATTGTCGGCAACGCCGAGTTCAAGGCACTGGCACTGGATACCCAGCGCCGCGCCATGGTACTGCTGCAAAACAACAACGCCACCTTGCCCATGGCACTGACCGGCAAGAAGGTGTGGTTGTATGGCGTGGATGCCTCGGTGGCGCAAAGCTACGGGTTCACGGTGGTCAGCGCACCGCAAGATGCCGATGTGGCCATCCTGCGCGTGAGCACGCCGTATGAAACGCTGCACCCCAACTACATCTTTGGCTCCATGCAGCATGAAGGCAGCCTGGCGTTTGTAGATGGCGCAGCCGATTACGAAGCCATCAAGGCAGCGGCAGCGGCGCCTAAAACCATTGTCTCGGTTTACATGGACCGCCCGGCCATCCTGACCAATGTGCAAGACAAAACCAGTGCGATCCTGGCCAACTTTGGCGCCAGCGACACCGCCCTGTTTGACGTCATCACCGGCAAGGGCAAGCCGCAAGGCAAGCTGCCGTTCGAGTTGCCATCGTCGATGGTCGACGTCGCCGCACAAAAAGAAGACGTGCCGCACGACACCGCCAGCCCGCTTTACCCGTTCGGTTACGGCTTGTCTTACTAA
- a CDS encoding AraC family transcriptional regulator, which translates to MPALHRALARTVSNRIAFYVQRATEQAGLSASLFARHTGITAEDLMDPNGRIDGERHRRMVQLAGRIGLPPVVLNHACATLFADFPVLGNLCMNARTLREALTAFSTYRPLIGEFDFLLCRISGQQVRFEYLAEFAPASGFQALSNFQVLAALARVYEQGVATRFMVELMGGAPPAHLARQINDFFGVPVRYHSAANRMAFAAPALDAPFAQCNAMLAPMLQQHAQQELERIQQLHSFAASVENLILEFINDPQTDTRGAALLQQLCERLQTSRWSLHRQLQLEGTHFRALEMKVKISESRRLLGNPQITLAQISEQLGFASQSAFTRFFRARHEMAPLVFRQHALLRVRSPA; encoded by the coding sequence ATGCCGGCTCTGCACCGCGCATTGGCGCGCACCGTATCCAACCGGATTGCGTTCTACGTTCAGCGCGCCACCGAACAGGCCGGGCTGTCCGCCAGCCTGTTTGCCCGCCATACCGGGATCACTGCCGAAGATCTGATGGACCCCAACGGCCGTATTGATGGCGAACGCCACCGCCGCATGGTGCAACTGGCCGGGCGGATCGGCCTGCCGCCCGTGGTGCTGAACCACGCTTGCGCAACGCTGTTTGCCGATTTTCCGGTGCTGGGCAACCTGTGCATGAACGCGCGCACCCTGCGCGAGGCCCTGACCGCGTTCAGCACCTATCGGCCCTTGATCGGGGAGTTTGATTTTCTGTTGTGCCGGATCAGCGGGCAGCAAGTGCGTTTTGAATATCTGGCCGAGTTCGCACCCGCCAGCGGCTTTCAGGCGCTTTCCAATTTCCAGGTGCTTGCCGCGCTGGCGCGGGTGTACGAGCAAGGCGTTGCAACCCGGTTCATGGTCGAGTTGATGGGGGGCGCGCCGCCGGCGCATCTGGCCCGGCAGATCAATGATTTTTTCGGCGTCCCGGTGCGATACCACAGCGCCGCCAATCGCATGGCGTTTGCCGCGCCGGCGCTGGATGCGCCGTTTGCCCAGTGCAACGCCATGCTCGCGCCCATGTTGCAACAGCATGCACAGCAAGAACTGGAACGCATCCAGCAATTGCACTCTTTTGCCGCCAGCGTGGAAAACCTGATTCTGGAGTTCATCAACGATCCGCAAACCGATACGCGCGGCGCGGCATTGCTGCAGCAATTGTGCGAGCGCCTGCAGACGTCGCGCTGGTCGTTACACCGGCAGTTGCAACTGGAAGGGACGCATTTCAGGGCGCTGGAGATGAAAGTGAAGATCAGCGAATCACGGCGTTTGCTGGGCAACCCGCAAATCACCCTGGCGCAGATCAGCGAGCAGTTGGGGTTTGCGTCGCAAAGCGCGTTCACGCGGTTTTTCCGCGCACGGCATGAGATGGCGCCGCTCGTGTTCCGGCAGCATGCCTTGCTGCGGGTCAGAAGCCCGGCGTGA
- a CDS encoding FKBP-type peptidyl-prolyl cis-trans isomerase, with amino-acid sequence MSNELIIEDLVVGDGKEIARGALITAHYTGTLEDGTRFDSSHDRGKPFQCVIGTGRVIKGWDQGLVGMKVGGKRKLFVPAHLAYGDRQMGPHIKPNSNLVFEIELLEVLTRDDG; translated from the coding sequence ATGAGTAACGAACTGATCATTGAAGACCTCGTCGTTGGCGATGGCAAAGAAATTGCCCGCGGCGCGCTGATTACCGCCCACTACACCGGCACGCTGGAAGACGGCACCCGGTTTGATTCCTCGCACGATCGCGGCAAGCCATTCCAGTGCGTGATCGGCACCGGCCGCGTCATCAAGGGCTGGGATCAGGGGCTAGTGGGCATGAAGGTGGGCGGCAAACGCAAGCTGTTTGTGCCAGCGCATCTGGCCTATGGCGACCGGCAAATGGGCCCGCATATCAAGCCCAATTCCAACCTGGTTTTTGAAATTGAATTACTGGAAGTCTTGACCCGCGACGACGGCTGA
- a CDS encoding isochorismatase family protein, whose amino-acid sequence MHSAHPARAGLLIIDMQVGLVGGPERPYELARLLANINILLARARTTRTPVYAARHTGPAGTPIAAGSPFWQLTAALDFNPSVDRVFDKHRPSCFVGTPLADWLAQDGVTQLVVAGLKTQYCVDTTCRDAAGRGMATILVSDAHSCMDTPQLAARDIIAHHNATLAGPFVQLQSAAQTSLNA is encoded by the coding sequence ATGCACAGCGCACACCCGGCCCGCGCCGGCTTGTTGATCATCGATATGCAAGTCGGCCTTGTGGGTGGCCCGGAGCGGCCTTACGAACTGGCCCGGTTGCTGGCCAATATCAATATCCTGCTCGCCCGCGCCCGCACTACCCGTACGCCGGTTTATGCCGCACGCCACACCGGCCCGGCCGGCACACCCATCGCCGCCGGCAGCCCGTTCTGGCAATTGACTGCCGCGCTGGACTTCAACCCGTCTGTTGACCGTGTTTTCGACAAGCACCGCCCCAGCTGTTTTGTGGGCACGCCGCTGGCCGACTGGCTGGCGCAAGATGGCGTGACACAATTGGTGGTGGCCGGCCTCAAAACCCAGTATTGCGTGGACACCACCTGCCGCGACGCCGCCGGGCGCGGCATGGCCACCATTCTGGTCAGCGATGCGCACAGTTGCATGGATACGCCCCAACTGGCCGCGCGTGACATCATTGCGCACCACAACGCCACGCTGGCCGGGCCATTTGTACAACTGCAAAGCGCGGCGCAAACCAGCCTGAATGCATGA
- a CDS encoding LysR family transcriptional regulator: MQKSPNTLAGNADLQWDDIRYFLALARQGSLSGAARQLQVEHTTVARRVQALEDTLHLRLFDRLPRGWQLTPEGETLARQAGALEEEALNFTRAALGVGSVQGTVRLAAPPALVSHFLMPRLAPLRQAWPGIDLDILSDTREANLARHEADLALRLTRPSAPGLTARALGEVGFGLYATAHWRDAPPSAWQFLGYDNAMRDAPQQQWLEKTAGARRFVLRCNDLVALREAARAGLGLAVLPHFLASATPELVPVEQPACPVSRTLWLVMHPDVRRSPRVRAVADALIALFPPGQAIL; encoded by the coding sequence GTGCAAAAAAGCCCAAACACCCTTGCCGGCAATGCCGACCTGCAGTGGGACGACATCCGCTACTTTCTGGCGCTGGCGCGCCAGGGCAGCTTGTCGGGTGCCGCGCGGCAGTTGCAGGTGGAACACACCACCGTGGCGCGACGCGTGCAGGCGCTGGAAGACACCCTGCATCTGCGCCTGTTCGATCGCCTGCCCCGCGGCTGGCAGTTGACGCCAGAAGGCGAAACGCTGGCCCGGCAGGCCGGTGCGCTGGAAGAAGAAGCGCTCAATTTCACCCGGGCCGCGCTGGGGGTGGGCAGCGTGCAGGGCACAGTGCGGCTGGCCGCGCCGCCGGCGCTGGTCAGCCATTTCCTGATGCCACGGCTGGCACCGCTGCGCCAGGCCTGGCCAGGCATTGATCTGGATATCCTCAGCGACACGCGTGAAGCCAACCTGGCACGACACGAGGCCGATCTGGCGCTGCGATTAACGCGCCCCAGCGCACCCGGATTAACAGCGCGGGCACTGGGGGAAGTCGGCTTCGGGCTGTATGCCACCGCACACTGGCGGGATGCGCCGCCTTCTGCGTGGCAGTTTCTGGGTTACGACAACGCCATGCGCGATGCCCCGCAGCAGCAATGGCTGGAGAAAACCGCCGGCGCCCGCCGGTTTGTGTTGCGCTGTAATGATCTGGTGGCGCTGCGTGAAGCCGCCCGCGCTGGCCTGGGGCTGGCGGTATTGCCGCATTTTCTGGCCAGCGCCACGCCGGAACTGGTCCCCGTTGAACAGCCGGCCTGCCCGGTCAGCCGCACATTGTGGCTGGTCATGCACCCGGACGTGCGTCGTTCACCCCGCGTGCGCGCCGTGGCCGATGCGTTGATTGCCCTGTTCCCGCCCGGGCAGGCCATACTATAA